Proteins co-encoded in one Crateriforma spongiae genomic window:
- a CDS encoding ABC transporter permease, with amino-acid sequence MLGGPVLVREVRGQFRSGKTLAAAMAIAFFTGGLVLLRWPSAGSADMMSQRSFEVFRPLAYAMLTATLLAVPAFPATSIVREWRQGTLAMLLHSPIRVADIYFGKFWANVVVAVVLLTATLPALTASYAMGGVSLVQHIAPLLATLFGVVVLYTAVSLWISSRTRTSDASLRGSYAAMVLIAIGSVIIGAVLSRLPGTIGTIGWWIRSISPIPLIGQIVGDRYAVGAMDVSVGDATGTLASVVVRYLVLCLAGAAVFSLLTILRLGSSAVDRSRSTGTVTDDQSRWVRIIRRFAFLVDPNRRSSGIPRWLNPVMVKEFRTRRFGRMHWLLRLVSVCAVLSMTLAVVATTGTVSWGVERVATVMVVVQMALLVLIGPSLASSQIAGELESGGWDILRTTPMSMVRILSGKVFSVVWTLLLILMATLPGYLVMIMIQPTLVPQVQRVLVCLGITALVVLSISLCVSAMNRRTATATAINYLVLLLVFAGTLLVWSAQDRPFGHGFVQAVLSINPAAAALAEIQTPGFEDYQLVPTAWIVGLGVTVIASGLVWLRCVRLTRMD; translated from the coding sequence ATGTTGGGTGGACCGGTGTTGGTTCGCGAAGTTCGCGGACAATTTCGTTCGGGAAAGACCTTGGCAGCGGCGATGGCGATCGCCTTTTTCACCGGCGGTCTGGTCCTGTTGCGTTGGCCATCGGCGGGATCGGCCGACATGATGAGCCAACGTTCTTTCGAAGTGTTTCGTCCGCTGGCGTATGCGATGTTGACGGCGACCTTGTTGGCCGTGCCCGCGTTCCCGGCAACGTCCATCGTTCGCGAATGGCGTCAGGGAACACTAGCGATGCTGTTGCATTCACCGATTCGTGTGGCGGACATCTATTTTGGCAAGTTTTGGGCGAACGTCGTGGTGGCGGTCGTGTTATTGACCGCCACCTTGCCGGCGTTGACCGCCAGCTATGCGATGGGCGGCGTTTCGCTGGTCCAGCACATTGCACCTTTGTTGGCGACGTTGTTCGGCGTCGTCGTCCTGTATACGGCGGTGTCGTTGTGGATCAGCAGTCGGACGCGGACCAGCGATGCAAGTCTGCGCGGCAGCTATGCGGCCATGGTTTTGATCGCCATTGGATCGGTGATCATCGGTGCCGTGTTGTCCCGTCTGCCCGGGACCATCGGTACGATCGGTTGGTGGATTCGTTCGATCAGTCCGATCCCGTTGATCGGCCAGATTGTCGGCGATCGGTATGCGGTCGGTGCGATGGACGTTTCGGTGGGCGATGCGACCGGAACACTGGCCAGTGTGGTCGTGCGATACTTGGTTTTATGTCTGGCCGGTGCGGCGGTGTTTTCGTTGTTGACGATTCTGCGTTTGGGATCGTCAGCGGTCGATCGGTCGCGGTCGACGGGGACCGTGACCGATGATCAATCGCGGTGGGTTCGCATCATTCGACGTTTCGCTTTCTTGGTGGATCCCAATCGACGCAGCAGCGGGATTCCCCGGTGGCTGAATCCGGTGATGGTCAAAGAATTTCGCACCCGGCGATTCGGGCGTATGCACTGGTTGTTGCGTTTGGTTTCGGTGTGCGCCGTGCTGTCGATGACGTTGGCCGTGGTGGCCACCACGGGAACGGTCAGTTGGGGCGTCGAAAGGGTGGCCACCGTCATGGTCGTCGTCCAGATGGCGTTGCTGGTATTGATCGGCCCCAGTTTGGCCAGTAGCCAGATTGCCGGCGAACTGGAAAGTGGCGGCTGGGACATCCTGCGGACCACGCCGATGTCGATGGTGCGGATTCTTAGCGGGAAGGTCTTCAGCGTGGTCTGGACGCTGTTGTTGATTTTGATGGCGACGTTGCCCGGCTACCTTGTGATGATCATGATCCAGCCCACGCTGGTGCCACAGGTTCAACGTGTTTTGGTCTGTCTGGGAATCACCGCGTTGGTGGTCTTGTCGATCAGCCTTTGCGTCAGTGCGATGAATCGTCGGACCGCCACCGCGACGGCGATCAATTACTTGGTCTTGCTGTTGGTCTTTGCCGGAACGTTGTTGGTTTGGTCGGCGCAGGACCGTCCGTTCGGACACGGATTTGTCCAAGCGGTCCTGTCGATCAATCCGGCGGCCGCGGCGTTGGCAGAAATTCAAACACCCGGGTTTGAGGATTATCAATTGGTCCCCACGGCGTGGATCGTTGGACTTGGTGTGACCGTGATCGCCAGCGGTTTGGTTTGGCTCCGGTGCGTCCGTTTGACACGTATGGATTAA
- a CDS encoding ABC transporter ATP-binding protein has translation MNSTTQAVAPEPAGVHAAGSSAVVQTHELTKRFGDFVALDRLSISVDRGQILGFIGPNGAGKTTTIRILVGLSKPTSGHATISGIDCTGQSKKIKRAVGYMPDKFGVYDNMRVREYLDFFAAVYGLPPRQRKQRIAEVMDTTNCTYMQDKFVESLSHGMQQRVGIARIMLHDPEVLILDEPANGLDPQARIEMREILLNLAAMGKTLIVTSHILPELSRICNTVAILTGGKLRAFGSLDSVMKELCPRQTFEVQLLDQAQAQQAADWIEGWKDDDEIVTVMTGQSLVRLETNRTERALADLLRELVTRDIHVAQFREVPSDLEDAFVSVTRAGDDDSVADDAKAAS, from the coding sequence TTGAATTCGACAACACAGGCGGTTGCGCCGGAGCCGGCGGGAGTGCACGCCGCCGGGAGCTCGGCGGTCGTCCAAACCCATGAATTGACCAAGCGTTTTGGTGACTTTGTGGCCCTGGATCGACTTTCGATCTCCGTGGACCGCGGGCAAATCCTGGGCTTCATCGGTCCCAACGGTGCGGGCAAGACGACCACGATTCGTATTTTGGTGGGGCTTTCCAAACCCACATCGGGACATGCAACCATTTCCGGCATCGATTGCACCGGGCAATCAAAGAAAATCAAACGCGCCGTCGGCTATATGCCCGATAAATTCGGCGTGTACGACAACATGCGTGTCCGCGAATACTTGGACTTCTTTGCCGCAGTCTATGGGTTGCCGCCACGCCAACGGAAACAACGCATCGCCGAGGTGATGGACACGACCAACTGCACTTACATGCAGGACAAATTTGTCGAATCGCTTAGCCATGGCATGCAACAACGCGTCGGGATCGCGCGGATCATGTTGCACGATCCCGAGGTCCTGATCTTGGACGAACCGGCCAACGGCCTGGACCCACAAGCGCGAATCGAGATGCGCGAGATCCTGTTGAACTTGGCCGCGATGGGGAAAACGCTGATCGTGACCAGCCACATTTTGCCCGAACTATCCCGCATCTGTAACACCGTGGCGATCCTGACCGGCGGGAAGTTGCGAGCGTTCGGGTCACTGGATTCGGTGATGAAGGAGTTGTGTCCGCGGCAAACCTTCGAAGTCCAGTTGTTGGATCAGGCCCAGGCACAACAGGCGGCCGATTGGATCGAAGGATGGAAAGACGACGACGAAATCGTCACGGTCATGACCGGTCAATCGTTGGTGCGTTTGGAAACGAACCGTACCGAACGAGCATTGGCGGATTTGCTGCGAGAACTGGTCACCCGCGACATCCACGTGGCCCAGTTCCGCGAAGTTCCCAGCGATTTGGAGGATGCATTCGTCAGCGTGACACGCGCGGGCGATGATGATTCGGTCGCTGACGATGCAAAGGCGGCCAGCTGA